In the Salinirubrum litoreum genome, one interval contains:
- a CDS encoding CPCC family cysteine-rich protein: MPRENPVSRERGHCPCCGYRTLPPGSPGSYEVCPVCYWLDDLLGFYYPESPNDYNHVSLATARENVRAYGACSPDVVDRTREPRENEARDPNWPYDERSRD, encoded by the coding sequence ATGCCCCGCGAGAACCCCGTCTCGCGCGAACGCGGTCACTGTCCCTGCTGTGGATACCGCACGCTCCCGCCCGGCAGTCCCGGTTCCTACGAGGTCTGTCCGGTCTGCTACTGGCTGGACGACCTCCTCGGCTTTTACTACCCGGAGTCGCCGAACGACTACAACCACGTCTCGCTGGCGACCGCCCGCGAGAACGTCCGGGCGTACGGGGCGTGTTCTCCCGACGTGGTCGACCGGACTCGGGAGCCACGAGAGAACGAGGCACGCGACCCGAACTGGCCCTACGACGAACGCTCCCGCGATTGA
- a CDS encoding MBL fold metallo-hydrolase, with amino-acid sequence MEIQFLGGAGEVGRSAIAVDDSLLLDFGLLTGTRPQFPAGLSGGGGIGVDPDAVVVSHGHLDHVGAVPSLLSGDRRPPIHWTPPTAELTRLLARDTLKLHGGSYDCPFTEEEIRRLSEVSVRHGYRETFEAAGYEVTFYPAGHIPGSAHVLVSDGDTRLLYTADFHTDDQRLLSGTTDRPDADVVICESTYSDVLHDDRREIERRFAESLRTTVWEGGTVVVPAFAIGRTQEVMLVCEAHDIDCYVDGMGKRVTNLFRNYPDYVRDPEALRRAKSNARFVTGRDGQRKRIADQNTVIVTTSGMLSGGPAMTYIPEIRGRPTNKITMTGYQVEGTPGRDLLDTGSAEIDGRRMPVSAQVESYDFSAHADREGLLAFLDSYRESEVLVNHGDRCGAFAEELRADGYEASAPEFGETVEV; translated from the coding sequence ATGGAGATTCAGTTCCTCGGCGGGGCGGGCGAGGTCGGGCGGAGTGCCATCGCCGTGGACGACTCCCTGCTCTTGGACTTCGGCCTGCTGACCGGGACGCGCCCGCAGTTCCCGGCGGGGCTGTCCGGCGGGGGTGGGATCGGCGTCGACCCCGACGCGGTCGTCGTCTCCCACGGCCACCTCGACCACGTCGGCGCGGTCCCCTCTCTGCTCTCCGGCGACCGTCGGCCGCCGATCCACTGGACGCCGCCCACTGCCGAACTGACGCGACTGCTGGCCCGTGACACCCTCAAACTCCACGGCGGGAGCTACGACTGTCCGTTCACCGAGGAGGAGATCCGCCGTCTGTCGGAGGTGTCGGTCCGACACGGCTACCGCGAGACGTTCGAGGCGGCCGGGTACGAGGTGACGTTCTACCCGGCGGGCCACATCCCCGGCAGTGCGCACGTCCTCGTGTCGGACGGCGACACCCGCCTGCTGTACACCGCCGACTTCCACACCGACGACCAGCGACTCCTGTCGGGGACGACCGACAGGCCCGACGCGGACGTGGTCATCTGCGAATCGACCTACTCGGACGTGCTCCACGACGACCGGAGAGAGATCGAACGCCGGTTCGCCGAGAGCCTCCGGACCACGGTCTGGGAGGGTGGCACGGTCGTCGTCCCGGCGTTCGCCATCGGGCGGACGCAGGAGGTCATGCTCGTCTGCGAGGCGCACGACATCGACTGCTACGTGGACGGGATGGGCAAGCGCGTGACGAACCTGTTCCGGAACTACCCCGACTACGTCCGTGATCCAGAGGCCCTGCGCCGGGCGAAGTCGAACGCCCGGTTCGTCACCGGGCGAGACGGCCAGCGCAAGCGCATCGCCGATCAGAACACGGTGATCGTCACGACAAGCGGGATGCTCTCCGGTGGTCCCGCGATGACCTACATCCCGGAGATTCGCGGGCGACCGACGAACAAGATCACGATGACTGGCTACCAGGTCGAGGGCACGCCCGGCCGGGACCTCCTGGACACCGGCAGTGCGGAGATAGACGGTCGCCGGATGCCGGTCTCGGCGCAGGTCGAGAGCTACGACTTCTCGGCGCACGCGGACCGCGAGGGCCTACTGGCCTTCCTCGACAGTTACCGAGAGAGCGAGGTGCTGGTGAACCACGGTGACCGGTGCGGCGCGTTCGCCGAGGAGTTGCGGGCGGACGGGTACGAGGCGAGTGCGCCAGAGTTCGGCGAGACGGTCGAGGTGTAG
- a CDS encoding helix-turn-helix transcriptional regulator, with amino-acid sequence MSNPLFDELLRTTEELASVVADDWQTAERLSTDDLLEVLRHRELLEALYDEPLDRTGLESRLDVSRATSHRFTRWLLDHGLAERRDGTFHLTGEGVALAEEVVRFERGVRTTRRLGPLLDAICPDHREFVVAPFADATVTTATPDDPHAPLSRFLSLLAGTETLRAFNTTHIVPPGLTGAYDRLFAETEVEVISLPDTVEHLRERFPERVQRASETGHLTLRTREALPYGLAVFDDRVAIAGYDEETGAIRVLVDTDSEIARQWAERVYESYRERSEPVAV; translated from the coding sequence ATGTCGAACCCACTCTTCGACGAACTCCTCCGGACCACCGAGGAACTGGCGTCGGTCGTCGCCGACGACTGGCAGACCGCAGAGCGACTGTCGACCGACGACCTCCTGGAGGTGCTTCGGCACCGTGAGCTACTGGAGGCACTCTACGACGAACCGCTGGACAGGACCGGACTCGAATCGCGTCTCGACGTCTCGCGGGCGACGAGCCACCGGTTCACGCGCTGGCTCCTCGATCACGGGTTGGCAGAGCGGCGGGACGGGACCTTCCACCTCACCGGCGAGGGCGTCGCGCTCGCGGAGGAGGTCGTCAGATTCGAGCGCGGGGTGCGGACGACACGGCGACTCGGCCCACTGCTCGACGCTATCTGTCCGGACCATCGGGAGTTCGTCGTCGCGCCCTTCGCGGACGCGACCGTCACGACCGCGACACCCGACGACCCGCACGCGCCGCTCTCGCGGTTCCTCTCGTTGCTCGCTGGAACCGAGACGCTCCGGGCGTTCAACACGACACACATCGTCCCACCGGGACTGACCGGGGCGTACGACCGACTGTTCGCCGAGACCGAGGTGGAGGTCATCTCCTTGCCGGACACGGTCGAACACCTCCGGGAACGCTTCCCCGAGCGTGTCCAGCGCGCCAGCGAGACCGGCCACCTGACGCTTCGGACCCGTGAGGCGCTCCCCTACGGACTCGCAGTGTTCGACGACCGGGTGGCGATCGCGGGGTACGACGAGGAGACCGGTGCGATCCGGGTGCTGGTCGATACCGACTCCGAGATCGCCCGACAGTGGGCCGAGCGTGTCTACGAGTCGTACCGCGAGCGATCCGAACCGGTCGCGGTCTGA
- a CDS encoding SAM-dependent methyltransferase, which translates to MSSTTPSERGVQTTVSTDTEAFVERLVTAVAGAFDVYAVYLGDRLGFYRTLADAGPLTTTDLSEATDCHERYVREWCEQQAVTGVLTVDDPSLPATDRRFDLPDAFVEVLTDEESLQFLAPLAQVFVGAVHPIPQVAEAYRTGEGVPFSAFGHDMHEGQGRMNRPAFRHLLGTEWLPSLPDVDERLRRPGARVADIGLGHAHSAIGIAEAYPTVRVDGYDLDAESVRSARQHVAEAGLADRITVELRDAAGVSATETYDLVTAFECVHDTSDPVSVLRTMRELAGDEGTVLVMDERVGDAFGEEAEFDWLMYGWSILHCLPVGLVEEPAVGTGTVMRADTLREYAERAGFSAVEILPIETDFFRFYRLTP; encoded by the coding sequence ATGAGTTCGACGACCCCGAGCGAGCGAGGTGTACAGACGACAGTTTCGACAGACACCGAGGCGTTCGTGGAGCGCCTCGTCACGGCTGTCGCGGGTGCCTTCGACGTGTACGCCGTCTACCTCGGCGACCGACTCGGCTTCTACCGCACACTCGCCGACGCGGGGCCCCTGACGACGACCGACCTCTCCGAGGCGACCGACTGCCACGAGCGCTACGTCCGGGAGTGGTGTGAACAGCAGGCCGTGACAGGCGTGTTGACCGTGGACGACCCGTCTCTCCCGGCTACGGACCGACGGTTCGACCTCCCGGACGCCTTCGTGGAGGTGTTGACCGACGAGGAGAGCCTCCAGTTCCTCGCACCACTCGCGCAGGTGTTCGTCGGTGCGGTCCACCCGATACCCCAGGTCGCCGAGGCGTACCGAACCGGTGAGGGCGTCCCCTTCTCCGCGTTCGGTCACGACATGCACGAGGGACAGGGGCGGATGAATCGCCCCGCCTTCCGGCATCTGCTCGGGACGGAGTGGCTTCCCTCGCTCCCGGACGTGGACGAACGACTCCGCCGACCCGGTGCGCGTGTCGCCGACATCGGTCTCGGACACGCCCACTCGGCGATCGGTATCGCCGAGGCGTACCCGACCGTGAGAGTCGACGGCTACGATCTGGACGCCGAATCGGTGCGTTCCGCCCGCCAGCACGTCGCCGAGGCCGGACTCGCCGATCGGATCACGGTCGAACTGCGTGACGCGGCAGGGGTGTCGGCGACCGAGACTTACGACCTCGTGACGGCCTTCGAGTGTGTCCACGACACGAGCGACCCGGTGTCGGTTCTCCGGACGATGCGGGAGTTGGCGGGCGACGAGGGCACCGTCCTCGTGATGGACGAGCGCGTCGGTGACGCCTTCGGCGAGGAAGCCGAGTTCGACTGGTTGATGTACGGCTGGAGTATCCTCCACTGTCTCCCGGTCGGGCTGGTCGAGGAGCCAGCAGTCGGCACTGGGACCGTGATGCGCGCCGACACGCTCCGGGAGTACGCCGAGCGAGCCGGGTTCTCGGCGGTCGAGATCCTGCCGATAGAGACCGACTTCTTCCGGTTCTACCGGTTGACGCCCTGA
- a CDS encoding CBS domain-containing protein, whose translation MFGDQERVTVRELMTDDIERVSAGASVGEVHEWLTENGYTAAPVARDDPPHLYVTRADLDEALPGATDDPVYKHAERVGLEDLVAPDAEFGELLAELEERPVYFVGWHGEVVGVVSRSDLNKPAAHAFLYTRVGELEMRLRDLVDAEADWEGTLATEPARDHDGCETEYDAVLQSYESYEDADIQLRPIDYTTFYQLQKCLRASPEAVEELPFADTDEADDAVDAIRNLRNHVAHYGNVVHNVDETYLNSGRNVHELSELYATMTETLEALRDWSDRETGERPVGQASD comes from the coding sequence ATGTTCGGCGACCAGGAGCGGGTGACGGTCCGAGAACTGATGACCGACGACATCGAACGCGTCTCGGCGGGGGCGTCGGTCGGCGAGGTCCACGAGTGGCTGACCGAGAACGGGTACACCGCCGCTCCGGTCGCGCGTGACGACCCGCCGCACCTCTACGTCACGCGTGCGGACCTCGACGAGGCACTGCCCGGTGCGACCGACGACCCGGTCTACAAACACGCCGAACGCGTCGGCCTGGAAGATCTGGTCGCACCCGACGCGGAGTTCGGCGAGTTGCTCGCCGAGTTGGAGGAGCGCCCGGTCTACTTCGTCGGCTGGCACGGCGAGGTCGTCGGCGTCGTCTCGCGCTCCGATCTGAACAAACCCGCCGCCCACGCCTTTCTCTACACCCGCGTCGGCGAACTGGAGATGCGCCTCCGTGATCTGGTGGACGCCGAAGCCGACTGGGAGGGCACCCTCGCCACCGAACCGGCCCGTGACCACGACGGCTGTGAGACCGAGTACGACGCCGTCCTGCAGTCCTACGAGTCCTACGAGGACGCCGACATCCAACTTCGGCCGATCGACTACACGACCTTCTACCAACTCCAGAAGTGCCTCCGGGCCAGCCCCGAGGCGGTCGAAGAACTCCCGTTCGCCGACACTGACGAGGCCGACGACGCAGTCGACGCCATCCGAAACCTCCGCAATCATGTCGCACACTACGGCAACGTCGTCCACAACGTCGACGAGACGTACCTGAACTCGGGCCGGAACGTCCACGAACTCTCCGAGTTGTACGCGACGATGACGGAGACGCTGGAAGCGCTCCGCGACTGGTCGGATCGGGAGACCGGCGAGCGCCCGGTGGGTCAGGCGAGCGACTGA